One segment of Candidatus Poribacteria bacterium DNA contains the following:
- a CDS encoding ABC transporter permease subunit → MFLVLLKREILAHLITFRFAVTVITCLLLVVITTLIRIDDYEQRLAGYNTARDTNRDELLSTRTYSFLMPKVDRPPNPLSIFNAGMDNRLGNTLRIYYTNVPVLWDAQVHSSGNIFIDHFYRIDLIFIFQFVLSLLALLFAYDAIAGERESGTMRLTMSHPVRRGNILAAKYLGAMTCLILPLIMSFIVALIWIVSTGSIVLSGNDFLRIAGILLTSIIYLSAIYLIGLLISAWAHRTATALMLSLFVWVVLVLVYPSFSVSMVDQLTNPVGSRIYSSEKAIQQILQTVEDEGRKYLINDGIEGESDHFNVQGNRNGLHVGLSNGSTATHIKFRAYDWRSIDPESERRIPDVIRYHQFLTPLKFQAAEKIGLERLPALEQTRFRRAKIARNLLRLSPAAMYNLATQAWTGTDLYGVEDFFEAARQYRRTLVNYFYDEGAFSSRQWFASDKGAIDLDDLPRFVYQRADLWTNALRALPDLQILLLLNVALFLATFAIFVRQEI, encoded by the coding sequence ATGTTTTTAGTGCTGCTGAAGCGTGAGATTCTCGCGCATCTAATCACATTTCGTTTCGCAGTTACGGTGATTACCTGTCTGCTGCTCGTTGTCATAACTACGCTCATCAGAATTGACGATTACGAGCAACGGTTGGCGGGCTACAATACCGCCAGAGACACCAACCGCGATGAACTGCTGTCCACCCGAACCTATTCCTTTTTAATGCCAAAGGTCGATCGACCGCCCAATCCGCTGAGCATCTTTAATGCTGGTATGGACAATCGACTTGGTAATACATTGCGGATCTATTACACGAATGTTCCTGTTCTGTGGGATGCACAAGTCCACAGTTCAGGCAATATCTTCATAGATCATTTCTATCGAATTGACCTCATCTTCATTTTTCAGTTTGTGCTTTCATTACTGGCACTGCTGTTCGCCTATGATGCGATTGCAGGCGAACGTGAAAGCGGCACAATGCGCTTGACAATGAGCCATCCCGTGAGACGTGGAAACATCTTGGCGGCGAAGTACCTCGGTGCGATGACGTGTCTAATCCTGCCGCTTATTATGAGTTTTATCGTCGCTTTGATTTGGATCGTATCAACGGGTTCAATCGTCTTGAGTGGAAATGATTTCCTACGAATTGCCGGTATCCTACTCACTTCGATTATCTATCTCTCCGCTATCTACCTGATAGGATTACTTATCTCTGCTTGGGCGCATCGAACCGCCACAGCACTTATGCTGTCTCTGTTTGTTTGGGTGGTACTGGTGCTGGTTTATCCTTCTTTCAGCGTCTCTATGGTCGATCAATTGACGAATCCGGTAGGCAGCAGGATATATTCCAGTGAGAAGGCAATTCAGCAAATCCTGCAGACAGTCGAGGACGAGGGGCGGAAATACCTCATAAACGATGGCATTGAGGGAGAGAGTGATCACTTTAACGTGCAAGGGAACCGCAACGGTTTACATGTTGGTCTAAGTAATGGAAGCACAGCGACGCACATAAAATTCAGAGCTTATGATTGGCGTTCCATTGACCCAGAATCTGAGAGACGCATTCCTGACGTTATCCGCTACCATCAATTTTTGACACCGTTAAAGTTTCAGGCAGCGGAAAAAATAGGGTTGGAGCGTCTGCCGGCATTAGAGCAAACTCGGTTTCGGAGAGCCAAAATCGCTCGAAACCTGCTTAGGCTTTCACCGGCAGCGATGTATAATCTTGCGACACAAGCATGGACAGGGACTGACCTCTATGGGGTCGAGGATTTTTTTGAGGCAGCACGCCAATATCGACGGACGCTGGTTAATTATTTTTACGACGAAGGTGCCTTTTCAAGCAGGCAGTGGTTTGCCAGTGATAAGGGCGCAATTGATTTAGATGATCTGCCAAGATTTGTGTACCAGCGTGCTGATCTCTGGACAAACGCTTTACGGGCACTCCCCGACTTGCAAATACTACTGTTGCTCAACGTTGCGTTATTTCTCGCGACCTTCGCAATCTTCGTCAGGCAGGAAATCTAA
- a CDS encoding sigma-70 family RNA polymerase sigma factor encodes MRSDDVMLIQHILAGDENAFATLIEKYQQQVHAHALRKVGDFQTAEDITQETFLQVHQKLATLNDPAKFSGWLYAIVNHLCIAWYRKNRLETESLQEIYISEVETEAYSRYVATEHAKTTAAAQRDLVKRLLTKLKEGDREVITLHYFEDMTSSEIGSYLGVSENTIKSRLHRARQRLKKYDFMIQEVLNITTTTEGEHRPQRQLEGETIMTNEVRNESETDARFEEMQRQISDLKEQIKDLAAKSDASIASAKSEALHALLQLPHKAKDPITWCYAGAYHAASGQRSSRGSVWTTSVDNFLSNAPDAEIVELAKYFTNPTVVAVLRQLVSGKKSVADLANGCGISESEMEETVELLVDAALVKRTEDDLIEPKNDAVFYFLNFVGMVTVYLNPEDYHSQD; translated from the coding sequence ATGAGAAGTGACGATGTTATGTTAATCCAGCACATCCTTGCAGGCGATGAGAACGCCTTCGCGACTTTGATTGAAAAATATCAACAGCAGGTTCACGCCCACGCATTGCGGAAAGTGGGGGATTTTCAGACTGCTGAGGATATTACACAGGAAACCTTCCTGCAAGTGCATCAGAAACTCGCGACATTAAACGATCCAGCAAAATTTTCAGGATGGCTCTATGCAATCGTGAATCATCTGTGTATCGCTTGGTACCGAAAAAACCGATTAGAAACCGAGTCGCTACAAGAGATCTATATCTCAGAAGTCGAGACGGAGGCGTATTCCCGATATGTTGCCACAGAACACGCAAAAACGACTGCTGCAGCGCAACGCGACTTGGTCAAAAGGCTCCTTACCAAGTTGAAAGAAGGTGATCGCGAAGTCATCACACTCCACTACTTTGAAGATATGACATCTTCAGAGATAGGATCGTATTTAGGCGTATCTGAAAATACCATTAAGAGTCGGCTTCACCGGGCGCGACAGCGGCTGAAGAAGTACGATTTTATGATTCAAGAGGTATTAAACATCACAACCACAACCGAAGGCGAACATCGTCCCCAACGCCAATTGGAAGGAGAAACTATTATGACAAATGAAGTAAGAAACGAATCCGAGACGGATGCAAGGTTTGAAGAAATGCAACGCCAGATTAGTGATCTGAAAGAGCAAATTAAGGACCTCGCCGCTAAATCGGATGCTTCTATTGCCTCAGCTAAAAGCGAAGCACTTCATGCATTACTCCAGCTCCCTCATAAGGCAAAAGACCCGATCACGTGGTGCTACGCAGGTGCTTATCATGCCGCCTCTGGCCAGAGATCAAGCCGCGGTTCAGTTTGGACGACCAGCGTTGATAATTTCCTATCGAACGCTCCGGATGCTGAAATCGTGGAGCTTGCGAAATACTTCACAAACCCGACCGTAGTCGCTGTTTTAAGACAGTTAGTGTCGGGCAAGAAGTCGGTTGCGGATTTAGCAAACGGCTGTGGCATTTCCGAAAGTGAGATGGAGGAAACCGTGGAACTGTTAGTAGACGCGGCGTTAGTGAAGCGCACGGAAGACGATCTCATCGAACCTAAAAACGATGCCGTTTTCTATTTTCTGAACTTTGTTGGGATGGTAACCGTCTATCTGAACCCTGAAGACTACCACTCTCAGGATTAA